The following proteins are encoded in a genomic region of Leptospira fainei serovar Hurstbridge str. BUT 6:
- the msrA gene encoding peptide-methionine (S)-S-oxide reductase MsrA — protein MAEEKKLEFATVGGGCFWCVEAVFQLVDGVESIVSGYAGGSDPSPNYKSVCSGLTGHAEVIRIGFDPTKISFSDILNVFWEAHDPTTRNRQGNDEGTQYRSIILFETPEQKKIAEESREKAQSTFEVPIVTEIVAMEKFFPAENYHQNYFRTNSDQPYCHYVIRPKIEKFLKKKK, from the coding sequence ATGGCAGAGGAAAAAAAACTGGAATTCGCGACTGTAGGAGGAGGTTGCTTCTGGTGTGTGGAAGCAGTATTTCAACTAGTGGATGGAGTGGAATCGATCGTTTCCGGTTATGCGGGAGGTTCGGATCCCTCGCCAAATTACAAGTCCGTATGCTCCGGGCTTACTGGACACGCGGAAGTAATTCGTATCGGTTTCGATCCGACAAAAATTTCGTTTTCCGATATACTAAACGTTTTTTGGGAAGCCCATGATCCGACTACGAGAAACCGCCAAGGAAATGACGAAGGTACTCAATATAGAAGCATCATTCTCTTTGAAACTCCGGAGCAGAAAAAAATCGCCGAAGAATCGAGAGAAAAGGCTCAGTCGACTTTCGAAGTTCCGATAGTTACCGAAATCGTAGCAATGGAAAAGTTTTTTCCCGCAGAAAACTACCATCAAAACTATTTTCGCACGAATTCCGATCAACCTTACTGTCATTACGTAATTCGGCCAAAAATTGAAAAATTTCTAAAGAAGAAAAAGTAA
- a CDS encoding DUF1564 family protein, with the protein MKLKLIVGNKKAISKVVSLRAKSSRGELPNCTLLISEELYDRFRKRWQGERALARCLNELLTIYGTGLEKGDKLNPGSFMLLYQRKRYDSGSGWNRINFRPDGNDWTRLGNLSRWHGVSRCFLFSYLLEIHLKRKAVSKALASASGKKSA; encoded by the coding sequence ATGAAATTGAAATTAATCGTCGGAAACAAAAAAGCGATTTCGAAAGTCGTTTCGCTTCGGGCAAAGTCTTCTCGCGGGGAGCTCCCAAACTGCACTCTTCTTATTTCGGAAGAACTATACGATCGTTTTCGGAAAAGGTGGCAGGGAGAGCGAGCGCTCGCACGTTGCTTAAACGAACTACTTACGATTTATGGGACCGGTTTGGAAAAAGGTGATAAGTTGAATCCTGGCTCGTTTATGCTTCTCTATCAACGAAAACGCTATGACTCCGGATCGGGTTGGAATCGAATCAATTTTCGACCTGATGGAAACGATTGGACAAGACTCGGAAATTTATCGCGATGGCATGGAGTGTCTAGATGCTTTTTATTTAGTTATCTACTGGAAATCCACTTAAAGCGGAAAGCGGTATCAAAAGCTCTCGCGTCAGCTTCGGGCAAAAAAAGTGCTTAG
- a CDS encoding Crp/Fnr family transcriptional regulator: MSINVLEFINNISVKTYIAGESVFEEKDTSTGMMYFLLHGEVEILKTYDGEVRVIRKLSSGSFFGEMALISKIPRAAGARVASDKAKIGSLDQDMFHKIGQTNPKFFSILLSTMIERLVSVEEEIGKLSSLSSINLEEIKPRADV; encoded by the coding sequence ATGAGCATAAACGTATTAGAATTTATTAATAATATTTCCGTTAAAACTTATATAGCCGGAGAAAGCGTATTCGAAGAGAAGGATACGTCCACTGGGATGATGTATTTTCTACTTCACGGAGAAGTAGAAATCCTGAAGACGTACGACGGAGAAGTAAGGGTAATTCGCAAGCTTAGTTCCGGTTCCTTCTTCGGAGAAATGGCTTTGATAAGCAAGATTCCGAGAGCCGCCGGTGCAAGAGTCGCTTCGGATAAAGCGAAGATCGGAAGTCTAGATCAGGATATGTTTCATAAAATCGGACAGACAAATCCTAAATTTTTTTCAATCTTGCTAAGCACTATGATTGAAAGATTGGTTTCCGTCGAGGAAGAGATTGGTAAATTAAGTTCTCTTTCTTCGATTAACCTGGAAGAAATAAAACCGAGAGCGGACGTTTGA
- a CDS encoding Crp/Fnr family transcriptional regulator, with protein sequence MTAADLLQSVTPITYERGSYIFREGDFPDGNMYFLFQGQLRVSKRREQDQERPIKDLSPGEFFGEISLISGKRRTMSVRVISPTAKVGILNKSVFSKLEQTSPQFLLLLLKNTIEKLNRAEAKLESLYSEIHRKNEEEPTEKTASPTPELPKEETQSELSEKEKKAIPNINPAANAINMKPEKETVA encoded by the coding sequence ATGACGGCAGCCGATCTTTTACAAAGCGTCACTCCGATAACCTATGAAAGGGGTTCCTATATTTTCCGAGAAGGGGACTTTCCGGACGGAAACATGTATTTTCTTTTTCAGGGTCAATTGAGAGTTTCAAAACGTCGCGAACAAGATCAGGAGAGACCCATTAAGGATCTTTCTCCCGGTGAATTCTTCGGCGAAATCTCCCTGATCTCCGGGAAACGAAGAACTATGTCGGTCCGAGTGATTTCGCCGACTGCCAAAGTCGGAATCTTGAATAAGTCCGTCTTCAGTAAGCTGGAACAAACCAGTCCCCAGTTTCTCCTTTTGCTACTCAAGAATACGATTGAAAAATTAAACCGAGCCGAAGCAAAACTTGAATCGCTTTACTCCGAGATACACCGGAAAAATGAAGAAGAACCTACCGAGAAAACGGCCTCACCGACTCCTGAACTTCCTAAGGAAGAAACTCAATCCGAACTTTCCGAGAAAGAGAAAAAGGCAATTCCCAATATAAACCCCGCTGCCAATGCGATCAACATGAAACCCGAAAAGGAAACCGTCGCATGA
- a CDS encoding LA_0442/LA_0875 N-terminal domain-containing protein encodes MNFNLSEGLFPGSPVRSMPLRWIIIFFLIIISSNAIFSATLTLKNGKVLQGKVVNQTRTDVQMEVGGKVLTIPKTEIQELRLKDEPKQEPKKVETPKTIEQAQVKEEPIQPGKQRWWQKPRWNYPLSSAVLPGWGLWKADKKWQGVVTFAAVLGLAYYSTKTNSEFHSAKAAYQNKVYEYLVISQNDSSLNQPSATLVRVLVGSAYSGGAFNHYRDASTHSNDALIAFGVAYGLQILYSYYLGVQKEKLLAGDPNPEGIRFSVSPTYRPFALGGNTLGWNSELAYAWKF; translated from the coding sequence ATGAATTTTAACCTTTCGGAAGGATTATTCCCAGGCAGTCCGGTTCGCTCTATGCCCCTGCGTTGGATTATTATATTCTTTCTTATCATTATTTCCTCCAACGCAATTTTCAGCGCCACTTTAACGCTTAAAAACGGGAAAGTTCTCCAAGGAAAAGTGGTAAACCAAACGCGTACCGACGTGCAGATGGAGGTCGGGGGTAAAGTTCTCACCATTCCTAAAACGGAAATACAAGAGCTTCGTCTAAAAGACGAACCAAAGCAAGAACCCAAAAAGGTAGAAACGCCGAAAACCATAGAGCAGGCACAGGTAAAAGAAGAGCCCATTCAACCTGGAAAACAGAGATGGTGGCAAAAGCCTCGCTGGAATTATCCGTTAAGCTCCGCAGTACTTCCAGGATGGGGTTTATGGAAAGCGGATAAGAAATGGCAAGGAGTAGTTACATTTGCAGCAGTACTCGGTCTTGCCTATTATAGCACGAAAACAAATAGCGAGTTTCATTCCGCCAAAGCCGCCTATCAAAACAAAGTATATGAATATTTAGTCATTTCGCAAAATGATTCAAGCTTAAATCAACCTTCCGCAACGTTGGTCCGAGTTTTAGTTGGCTCGGCGTATTCAGGCGGAGCATTTAATCACTATCGAGATGCGAGCACGCATTCCAACGATGCCCTTATTGCATTCGGGGTCGCTTACGGATTGCAGATTCTGTATTCGTATTATTTAGGCGTTCAAAAGGAAAAGCTATTGGCTGGAGATCCGAACCCGGAAGGAATTCGCTTCAGTGTCAGCCCGACGTATCGTCCTTTCGCGTTAGGCGGAAATACATTGGGCTGGAATTCAGAACTGGCTTATGCGTGGAAATTCTAA
- a CDS encoding RNA polymerase sigma factor → MSDTLFFEKLYNKNKDHLFSFIRRSVRDESTALDLLQDTFLNFFKHYSGKVLPEEQIARMILFRIARNLMINHGKSYYQKNVSLVGEEAGTFFGSKTQGPEGQVLDDIAAQDLAKMLSILFEILPEDQKTALDLRYAQGCKLEEIAQVLELSVSGVSRLLERAEKAILQEGKRRGFQPESFLKN, encoded by the coding sequence GTGTCGGATACCTTATTTTTCGAGAAATTATACAATAAGAATAAGGATCATTTGTTCTCCTTTATTCGGCGTTCGGTGAGGGATGAATCAACCGCCCTCGACCTTTTACAAGACACGTTTTTGAACTTCTTTAAACATTATTCCGGTAAGGTCCTTCCGGAAGAACAGATCGCCCGGATGATTCTTTTTAGAATTGCCCGGAATCTCATGATTAACCACGGCAAATCTTACTATCAAAAGAACGTTTCATTGGTTGGTGAGGAGGCTGGGACCTTTTTCGGCTCAAAAACTCAGGGTCCGGAAGGCCAGGTTTTGGATGATATCGCGGCTCAGGATCTGGCTAAAATGCTATCTATTCTTTTTGAAATTTTACCGGAAGACCAAAAGACAGCGTTAGACCTTCGTTATGCGCAAGGATGCAAGTTGGAAGAAATCGCGCAGGTTCTGGAGCTTTCGGTATCCGGCGTTTCCCGGTTGCTGGAAAGAGCGGAAAAAGCGATTTTACAGGAAGGAAAACGGAGGGGATTTCAACCGGAATCCTTCTTAAAAAATTGA
- a CDS encoding FecR domain-containing protein: MNKMTPEFEPYAELLKRTRTVSKLPDFDPSWIGKSPRFEVEAVVVETSNKSNLAELPKSSRRVFLFAAAAVLLVGIGIGGYFKFSKSQTQVVEGAILKAAVVFVKGDAKVVRDVEAPIHLGDILTEGDRIVTGSGGSVDIGLTDSSIIRLKEKSTLLLKGLRETDSSQVKLSLLSGRILSLVEKEKKNANFVVDTPTVVAAVRGTSFEVDASSEESSVYVADGAVEVTPLINDEAQKVLSVGGLVIVTVEKATYYEDTDRSKKALPEYTEMRKNLNALDKEVMETTRNLKSAKTEAELSQMYDKSIEQIILKDGRELRGVVVSQKKGKLIIQTLKGSYILDEAVVETIRY, encoded by the coding sequence ATGAATAAGATGACACCCGAATTCGAACCCTATGCCGAGCTCCTTAAAAGGACTCGTACCGTTTCTAAACTCCCCGACTTCGATCCTTCGTGGATCGGAAAGTCTCCCCGCTTTGAAGTGGAGGCAGTCGTTGTGGAAACCTCAAATAAGAGTAATTTAGCAGAACTTCCCAAATCAAGTCGTCGCGTCTTTTTGTTCGCAGCGGCAGCAGTTCTCTTAGTAGGTATTGGTATAGGCGGATATTTCAAATTTTCCAAATCACAAACTCAGGTGGTAGAAGGAGCAATTCTGAAAGCCGCGGTAGTGTTTGTAAAAGGTGATGCGAAAGTTGTTCGCGATGTTGAAGCTCCGATTCATCTGGGCGATATTTTGACCGAAGGGGATCGAATCGTTACAGGTTCCGGAGGTTCGGTCGACATTGGACTTACGGATTCTAGTATCATTCGCCTTAAAGAGAAATCGACGTTATTGTTAAAAGGATTGCGTGAGACGGATTCTTCTCAAGTTAAACTTTCCCTTTTATCAGGTAGAATTTTAAGCTTGGTCGAGAAAGAGAAGAAGAATGCAAACTTTGTCGTCGATACCCCAACCGTTGTGGCGGCAGTTCGCGGAACATCGTTTGAAGTGGATGCAAGTTCCGAGGAATCTTCGGTATATGTTGCGGATGGAGCTGTCGAAGTTACGCCGTTAATCAACGATGAAGCTCAGAAAGTCTTGAGTGTCGGCGGGCTAGTGATCGTCACAGTAGAGAAAGCCACCTATTATGAAGATACGGATCGCAGTAAGAAAGCTCTTCCGGAATACACGGAAATGCGTAAGAACTTAAACGCACTAGACAAAGAAGTTATGGAGACTACAAGAAATCTCAAGTCCGCTAAGACCGAAGCGGAGTTGAGCCAAATGTATGATAAGAGTATCGAGCAAATCATTTTGAAAGATGGACGTGAACTCCGCGGAGTCGTCGTTTCTCAGAAAAAAGGTAAGCTGATTATTCAAACCTTGAAAGGGTCCTACATACTAGACGAAGCCGTGGTTGAAACGATTCGATACTAA
- a CDS encoding DoxX family protein, translating to MLYSFFATKPGIGPFLIRIGLAICIFPHGAQKAVGWFEGSGFEVAMDYFTDTLGFPYFMGVLAIVFEFTGSICISVGFLTRLWALGIGITLSVAGLTHIDHGFFMNWFGDKGGEGFEYHILAVAMAFSLVITGGGSYSIDRPVAHQLL from the coding sequence ATGCTTTACTCATTCTTTGCTACCAAACCCGGAATCGGCCCTTTCCTAATCAGGATAGGATTGGCTATTTGTATCTTCCCTCACGGGGCCCAAAAGGCAGTGGGTTGGTTTGAAGGCTCCGGCTTCGAGGTAGCTATGGATTATTTTACCGATACGTTGGGCTTTCCTTATTTTATGGGCGTATTAGCGATTGTTTTCGAATTTACGGGTTCGATCTGCATCAGTGTCGGTTTTCTGACTCGTTTATGGGCCCTCGGAATCGGGATAACATTGAGTGTCGCCGGATTAACTCATATAGATCACGGTTTTTTTATGAATTGGTTCGGAGATAAAGGAGGCGAAGGATTCGAGTACCATATTCTCGCAGTTGCGATGGCTTTCTCCTTAGTCATAACCGGCGGAGGTTCTTATTCGATCGATCGGCCCGTTGCTCACCAACTGCTTTAA